In Paenibacillus protaetiae, the genomic stretch AGCAAGCAGCAGTATATGTTTACCGTTGTCCGCGACATTATTGATAAGTCCTACCGTTCAATCGGTATGATTGCAGTAGATGCGAATATTAACGTCATCGAAGGAATCGTTAACGATCTGGACCAAACCACACATGGGCTGACTATGATTTTGGATCAGAAGGGTTACGTCATTTACGACAGCGAGAAAAAATATTTGGCCCAGAATTTGTCCCAAAACGAGGTGGCGCGGCTGGCAGTTGGCTCAAGCGGAAGCTTTCACCTGAACGTTAACGGCGAACCTCAGCTTGTGGTATATAAGCGTTCGGAGGAAACCGGCTGGCTGATGCTCATTACCGTGCCGGAAAACCGGCTGATGGAGCAGGCGGTGCAAACCCGGAACTATACGTTTGCTGCTGCAGCGGCGGTCATGGCGTTTGCCTTGTTTATATCGCTTGTCCTTATCTTTGCGCTGACCCGGCCGCTGCGCTCGATGGTCAAGCTGATGAAGAACGTGCAGTCGGGCAATTTGGACGTGACATTCCCGCTGAAACGGCGGGACGAAGCCGGTATGGTCGGGCTTGCCTTTAACCGGATGATGGCGCGCATCAAACAGCTGATCGAAGATATTTATACGATTGAACAGCGAAAAAAGCAGACGGAGCTGGACAGCCTCCAGCATCAAATCAATCCGCATTTTATTTACAATACGCTGGAGACAATCCGCATGACAGCTGTGCTTCATGATGACGCCGAAATTGGCGATATGGTTCAGCAGCTGGGCCAGCAGCTCCGGTACAGCATCCATAACGGACATGAAATCGTACCGGCGGAACGGGAATGGGAGCATCTTCGCTCATATATGCAGCTGGTCAATTACCGCTATGGCGATATGTTTCAGCTTGAGCTTCCGGAAGAGGCGGCTGTGGCGGGCATACGGGTGATGAAGCTGCTGTTTCAGCCGATTGTAGAAAACTGCGTCAATCACGGGTATACCGATGCCAAAGCCCGTTTCCATATACGCGTGTCCTACCGGCGCGAAGGGACGGATCATTGCTTTACCGTGAAGGATGATGGTGCGGGCATGAGCGAGCGGGAGCTGATGCAGCTTCGCAGCTCTCTGGAGCTGGAGAAGCCAGCCCGTTCGGACGGCCATGGCATCGGCCTGCGCAACATTCATGAACGTCTCCGGCTCCGGTATGGAGCTATGTATGGTTTGACGGTGAACAGCAAGCCGGGGGAAGGAACCGAAGTTGCGGTCAGGATACCCGTTCAAGAGCCGCCGCCAACAGCTGTATAGGAGGGATTGCATGTTAAATATTGTAGTGGTTGACGACGAAGAGCGCATCCGGCTCGGCCTCGGCAAGCTGATCCGGCAGGCGGGGGAGCATTACCGGGTTGTCGGGCAGTTTGCTTCCGGCAGCGATCTGCTGGAACAGATGGAAGCTTTAAAGCCGGACTTGATCATTACGGATGTGAAAATGCCCCGTATGAACGGCCTGCAGCTGATGGAGAAAGTAAAGGAAGGCGGATGGCCGGCTAAAGTGGCCGTATTAAGCGGCTACGACGATTTTCATTTCGTTCGTGAGGCGCTCCGCCAAGGCGCTGTCGAATATTTATTGAAGCCGGTAGACTTGAAGGAACTGCAGCGGCTGCTGGAACATGTCCATGAACAAACGGAGCTCGAGCGCGGAGAGGACCCCCTTGAAGCGGAAAAGCTTCTCAGTTTTCTTCTTTGCTCGGACGAGAAGCGGATGACCAGGCAGCTGTTTGAAGAAGTGTGCGCAAGATTGGACCGGATGCCGCTGCTCCGGCAGCATTATGCTGTCCTTCTCATGCGGAACATGCCGATGCTGCCGGACGGGAAGCTCCAGCAGCTGATGGATGAACGGTGGGGAGAGCGCCGGATAATTCCTTACGATGCCGGCAGGCTGGCGGTTCTGCTTCCGATCGGCCAGCTTGACCATCCGCAGTCGGTCCGGGAAAAGGCGGTTATGCTGATGCAGTGCCTTCCGGCCGGGACACGCGCCAAGATCGGAATCAGCGATGTTTATTGCGGCAGCCGCTGGCTTCCGCAGGCGATGCTGGAGGCGGAGCAGTCGTTTGAGCATGCCTGGTACAGCCGGGAGATGCGCAGCTGCTCGGACGGGAAAAGATGCAAGACAGCCAAGGAAGAGCGGCTGCGCCTGCTTCGCATGGTGGATCAGGAGCTTATTCCCGCTCTGCAGCTTGGCGAGTCCGGGCCGGCTATTGCGATTGTGAACCGGTGGCTTGACGATAGTGAGAGGCTCCGGCTCAGCTGGGAAGAGCTGCGTGAAGGCTGCTCTGACCTGGAGGCGCTTATTGCGGAGGCATTAAAGCAGCGTTCGCTGCACATTGCGGAAGAAGACGCTGTTTTTCCTGAAGCGTATGAGAACTGGGAAGCGTTCGCTGAAGCGCTTCGCCGCAATGTAGCCGGTAAAGCGGCTGCGTTTGAAGCTTCATCCCACGAGAACCGGGCCGTGGAGAAAATCAAGCAGTATATCCTTGAGCATTATACCGAGGAGCTGGAGCTGCAGCGGCTGGCGGAGTTTGTTTTTTTGACGCCAAGTTATTTAAGCAAGCTGTTTAAGACGGAAACGGGAGAAACGATTACCGATTATATAATTTCTGTCCGTATTCAGCAGGCTAAGCTGCTGCTCCGCCGCGATCACAATTTAAAAACTTATGAGATCGGGGAGCGGGTCGGATATGCCGATCCAGCTTATTTTACAAAGGTGTTTAAGAAAACAACCGGAAAAACGCCGAAGGAATACCGTGATCTTGTTAGGTGAAGTTAGGCTTTTGTTATCCAAATTCAAGACAAGAAAACGAAACAAAAACCATTAAAATGCAGGCGGCAATCTTTTATACTGATGTAAGCGGTATCATTTGTTGCCAAGAAAGCGGGGGAGGACTTTGTTCAATTTCAGTTACAAAACCCAGCGATACCTGATTTTATTTGGTTTTTTGACGATCCCGGTGCTTTTATCGCTGACCTTCTCGTATTATCCGGCTGTTTCGTTGTTTTATTACAGCTTGACCGACTGGACAGGGCTGGGCTGGGATATGCATTTTATCGGCTTGGATAACTACAAGGAAATTTTTACGAAGCCGGAAGTATTCGGAGTGCTCAAGAACAACGCTTATTATTTTATCGGCGGGCTTGTCCAGGTCGCGCTGGCGCTATATTTCGCCGTTATTTTGAATGGGAGGCTGCGCGGCAAAAACGGTTTTCGCGCGGCATTGTTTTTGCCGTATGTGCTGCACAGCGTCGCAACGGTCATTATGTTCAAAAACGTTTACCACGGAGAATATGGGTCGCTGAATATGCTGCTTGGCGCAATCGGACTGGAATCTTGGCAGCAAAGCTGGCTTGGCAATAAGCATCTGGTTAATATTTCGCTGGCTTTTATATCCATGTGGAAGTTTATGGGGCTTAATATGGTCGTTTTTATCGGGGCGCTGCAATCCATTCCAAGCGATCTGTACGAAGCGGCTTCGATCGACGGCGCGTCGGGCTGGCAGAAGTTTCGCTACATTACTTTACCGAGCATTCGCAGCGTAATGGAACTGATGCTTATTTTGACGCTGACCGGCGCATTGGAAGCTTTTGATATTCCGTATGTGATGCTGCTTGGCGCCAATGGAACCTCTACCTTTGTCATTCAGACCGTCAATACGGCATTTAAGTACCAGAACTTTGGCCTTGCGTCTGCGATGGCAGTCGTGCTGCTGCTTATGGTGCTGCTGTTTATTGTTATTCAGAGAAAGCTGCTGTTTAGAGGGGAGAAATGAGGATGGAGCGGGAAGGTTCGGTCGGATTTGCCGTATTTAAATACGTTACGATTGCGGTTGCCCTTTTTGTTGTCTTTTTTCCAATCTATTCGGTTGTGATCGGAGCGTTCAAAACACAGGTCGAATATTATCAGTCAGGGCTGAGCCTGCCGAAAGATTTCTTTTATTTGGATAACTTTTCCAAAGTGATCGACGTAGGCGGCTTGATGCTAGGCTTCCGTAATATACTTGTTATTCTCTTTATTGCCGTAGCGGGCAATGTCGTCTTTGGCACGATGGTGGCTTATGCGCTTGGCCGGTTTGAGTTTAAGCTGCGGAAAACGATTATGGGCATGTACCTGGTTGCCCAAGTCATTCCGATGGTCACAACGCAGGTCGCAACGTTTACGATTATCCAGCATCTCCACTTGTACAACACGATGGGCGCGCCGATCCTGCTTTATCTTGGGGCCGATGTGCTGCAGATCGTCATCTATTTGCAATTCGTCGGCAGCATTCCGCGTGATCTGGACGAAAGCGCGATGATCGAAGGAGCGTCCCTGTTCCGGATTTACCGCTCGATTATTTTCCCGCTGCTCGGCCCGGCTACGGCGACATTAATTATTTTGAAATCCATTTCGATTTATAACGATTTTTATACCCCCTATTTGTATATGCCGAGCCAGAAGCTTAAAGTGGTGTCCACGGCGATCTACTCGTTTATTGGCCCGAATGCGGCTCAGCTGAATGTGATATCTGCCGGTATTCTCCTCATTTTTATTCCGACGGTGGTATTGTTCCTGTTTATGCAGCGCTATATCTTTGCCGGCGTTACCAATGGATCGGTTAAGTAATGCCGCGGCATGCACCTAACAAAATAATAGATTGTTAGCATAATTCATGACAATAAAAACCAAAAAGCTGCATTTGTTTTTAAAGCCAATCTGTTTAATATAGGTGATGAAAGCGATATCATTTTTTCACAGGGGGTAACCGGTTATGAAAAAAGGATGGGCAGCAGCAACGCTTCTTGCAATGACCGTAGCGATTTTGGCCGCATGCAGCGGCAATAACAGCAGCTCCAACAGCACGAACAGCCCTTCGCCGAGCACAGCTCCAACCGCCGATGCCAGCCAGGCGCCTAGCGGGGATGCTTCTGCCGCGCCTGCCGAGCTGGGCGGCAAGCTGAAGGTGCTGACGCAGCGGACGGATCTCGTAAACGACGGTACGATGGACCGTTACGCCAAAAAGTTTAAAGAAAAGTACCCGAAAGCCGAAATTGAGTTTGAGGGCTTAACGAATTACGCAACGGACATACAGGTCCGTTTGACGACCGGCGAAGCGGGAGACGTGCTGATGATTCCGGCTGGCCTCGCAACAAGCGAGTTCAGCAAATATTTTGAACCGCTCCCGGATTCCATGTTCGATAATGTTTATTTCGCCGATAACACGCTGTATGACGGCAAGCGGTACGGCATTTCCACCGGCGTCAATACGCAGGGGATCGTATATAACAAAAAAGCGTTTGCCGCAGCAGGCATCGACAAAGTGCCGGCGACGCTTGATGAGCTTTATGCCGATGCGGATAAACTGAAAGCCGCCAACATCATTCCGCTGTACATGAACTTTGGCGCGCAGTGGCCGATGGGCAACTGGGGGGACGGCACGGCGTGGTATATTTCCGGCGACCCGCAGTTCGCCTCCAAACAGGTTGCGTTGGATGCGCCTTTCCAGGTTGACAGCCCGTGGGGGGAAATCGCCAATATCGGCCGCACTTTTGTACAAAAAGGCTGGGTAGAGAAAGATCTGTATACGAATAACTGGGAGATGTCCAAAGGCGAAGTAGCCAGCGGCAAAGCGGCTATGTACTTCCTTGGCAACTGGGTTATTCCGCAAGTTATCGGCGCAGGCGCTTCGTCCGACGATATCGGCTTCTTCCCGTTTCCGTACGACAACAGCGGCAAATATAATGCGCCGCTCGGCTCTGACTATTTTGTCGCGGTCAGCAAGGACAGCAAAAACAAGGAGCTGGCAACCGCCTGGGTTGATTTCTTTGTGAAGGAATCCGGTTATGTAGAGGAATCCGGCTTTATGCCTATTGATAAAACCAAACAAGCTGCCAATCCGCAGCTCGCACAATTCCAATCGTTTAATCCGACGCTTATCGAAAGCGAAGCTACGGATCCTAAATTCAACGAGATCGCCAATAAAGCACAAATCGGAATCGGTGTAGGCGATTATGTTCAAGAGTATATCGTGGCCGATGATTTGAAAGCCGCATTTGACAAACTGAATGCCAAATGGAAAGAGGCTAAAACCGCATTAGGGTATTAAAACAACAGCCTTGTTTGCGGGGAGGACAGTTCTAAGAGCAGAACAGCCTTGGCACCGCACATGAGCAGCCTTACGGGCAGCATAGCTCTGAAGCCTGAAGCTGCAAACCGGCAGTGCCGCCTGGCTGAAAGCTCTATAAGAACGCCGTCTGTCCGCGGCAGGCATACCCGCATTTCTTGTTCCAGGCTGCCGAGCTTGGAACAAGAAA encodes the following:
- a CDS encoding carbohydrate ABC transporter permease; translation: MEREGSVGFAVFKYVTIAVALFVVFFPIYSVVIGAFKTQVEYYQSGLSLPKDFFYLDNFSKVIDVGGLMLGFRNILVILFIAVAGNVVFGTMVAYALGRFEFKLRKTIMGMYLVAQVIPMVTTQVATFTIIQHLHLYNTMGAPILLYLGADVLQIVIYLQFVGSIPRDLDESAMIEGASLFRIYRSIIFPLLGPATATLIILKSISIYNDFYTPYLYMPSQKLKVVSTAIYSFIGPNAAQLNVISAGILLIFIPTVVLFLFMQRYIFAGVTNGSVK
- a CDS encoding carbohydrate ABC transporter permease, translating into MFNFSYKTQRYLILFGFLTIPVLLSLTFSYYPAVSLFYYSLTDWTGLGWDMHFIGLDNYKEIFTKPEVFGVLKNNAYYFIGGLVQVALALYFAVILNGRLRGKNGFRAALFLPYVLHSVATVIMFKNVYHGEYGSLNMLLGAIGLESWQQSWLGNKHLVNISLAFISMWKFMGLNMVVFIGALQSIPSDLYEAASIDGASGWQKFRYITLPSIRSVMELMLILTLTGALEAFDIPYVMLLGANGTSTFVIQTVNTAFKYQNFGLASAMAVVLLLMVLLFIVIQRKLLFRGEK
- a CDS encoding ABC transporter substrate-binding protein, giving the protein MKKGWAAATLLAMTVAILAACSGNNSSSNSTNSPSPSTAPTADASQAPSGDASAAPAELGGKLKVLTQRTDLVNDGTMDRYAKKFKEKYPKAEIEFEGLTNYATDIQVRLTTGEAGDVLMIPAGLATSEFSKYFEPLPDSMFDNVYFADNTLYDGKRYGISTGVNTQGIVYNKKAFAAAGIDKVPATLDELYADADKLKAANIIPLYMNFGAQWPMGNWGDGTAWYISGDPQFASKQVALDAPFQVDSPWGEIANIGRTFVQKGWVEKDLYTNNWEMSKGEVASGKAAMYFLGNWVIPQVIGAGASSDDIGFFPFPYDNSGKYNAPLGSDYFVAVSKDSKNKELATAWVDFFVKESGYVEESGFMPIDKTKQAANPQLAQFQSFNPTLIESEATDPKFNEIANKAQIGIGVGDYVQEYIVADDLKAAFDKLNAKWKEAKTALGY
- a CDS encoding response regulator; translated protein: MLNIVVVDDEERIRLGLGKLIRQAGEHYRVVGQFASGSDLLEQMEALKPDLIITDVKMPRMNGLQLMEKVKEGGWPAKVAVLSGYDDFHFVREALRQGAVEYLLKPVDLKELQRLLEHVHEQTELERGEDPLEAEKLLSFLLCSDEKRMTRQLFEEVCARLDRMPLLRQHYAVLLMRNMPMLPDGKLQQLMDERWGERRIIPYDAGRLAVLLPIGQLDHPQSVREKAVMLMQCLPAGTRAKIGISDVYCGSRWLPQAMLEAEQSFEHAWYSREMRSCSDGKRCKTAKEERLRLLRMVDQELIPALQLGESGPAIAIVNRWLDDSERLRLSWEELREGCSDLEALIAEALKQRSLHIAEEDAVFPEAYENWEAFAEALRRNVAGKAAAFEASSHENRAVEKIKQYILEHYTEELELQRLAEFVFLTPSYLSKLFKTETGETITDYIISVRIQQAKLLLRRDHNLKTYEIGERVGYADPAYFTKVFKKTTGKTPKEYRDLVR
- a CDS encoding cache domain-containing sensor histidine kinase, translating into MRGGHKGSAWGKWPYRLRRWTEVPATRMEGKLFIVFLFLVLLPIGLITFIASERYTGTIENNTVAYVSQISDKMMSKLDDYTTDMKKISIIPSYLNEIQTGLQWSNEYYKGKDKESFQSPSAGESQMKLQITRKVESSIAFMNNIKEGTSNVYLFDLYGNPYYVIKSGGKRSNLQQFYDSWKESAYEAAGKPVLVSTQEIAGQPGSKQQYMFTVVRDIIDKSYRSIGMIAVDANINVIEGIVNDLDQTTHGLTMILDQKGYVIYDSEKKYLAQNLSQNEVARLAVGSSGSFHLNVNGEPQLVVYKRSEETGWLMLITVPENRLMEQAVQTRNYTFAAAAAVMAFALFISLVLIFALTRPLRSMVKLMKNVQSGNLDVTFPLKRRDEAGMVGLAFNRMMARIKQLIEDIYTIEQRKKQTELDSLQHQINPHFIYNTLETIRMTAVLHDDAEIGDMVQQLGQQLRYSIHNGHEIVPAEREWEHLRSYMQLVNYRYGDMFQLELPEEAAVAGIRVMKLLFQPIVENCVNHGYTDAKARFHIRVSYRREGTDHCFTVKDDGAGMSERELMQLRSSLELEKPARSDGHGIGLRNIHERLRLRYGAMYGLTVNSKPGEGTEVAVRIPVQEPPPTAV